AAAAACACTTCCCGAATTGCTTCAACGGATCAGAGCATGCTGTCCCTTCCATATCGTGGTTGTGGATGACGGGTCGAAGGACCATAGCGCCCAAATTGCTGCCCATGAAGGTGTCCACCTGATTCGTCACCCCAAAAATATGGGGAAGGGAAAGGCGCTTCAGTCCGGTTTTAAGTTTGTTTCAAAAGCCGGAGGAGACTTTGCTATAACCCTCGATGCCGATCTGCAGCATCCACCGGAAGCGATTCCCGGATTGGTTGTGAAATATTCGGAAGCTCCGGGAACCTTCATGATCGGCAGGCGGCAGAGGGATGACAATATGCCTTTGCATCGCCAGCTGAGCAATTATATTACCAGTTTTCTTGTCAGTCGACGAACCGAAATGACAATCCCGGATGTTCAGTGTGGCTTCAGACTGATTCCCGGTAAGTATTTACATCACTTATTTACCGGCAGTAAAGGGTTTGTCTTTGAAGCGGAAATGGTGATCCGACTGGCAGATATCGGTGTTCCAGTGGATTTTTATCCTATCCCCACCATTTATTTGAAAGGTGGACATAGCAGTATTGCCCATATCCGGGATACCCTTCACTTTATCAGCATGTTTACCCGCTCACTTTTCAGGAGATTTTCGTGATGTGGCATAACCTTTGGCAACTGATTCTTGTGACTTTCCTCCCGTTTCTTGAACTCCGGGCCAGCATTCCCTACGGTATTCTGAAACTGAATATGCCCTGGTTCGAGGTCTATCTGATCTGTATGCTTATCAATGTCCTCCTGGCACCCTTTGTTTACTATATGCTTCACTGGTTTGTCGATGTTGTGATTAAAATCCCTTTTATCGGCAGACTCTATGATAAAATTGTCCTCCGGACCCAACGGCGAATCCATGACAAGGTGGAGAAATACGGAGAATGGGGACTCGCTCTCTTTATTGGGGTCCCACTGCCTGGATCAGGTGTTTATACAGGTGCCCTGGCAGCCTTCCTCCTGGGTGTCCCCCCACGAAAGTTCATGATTGCCGCCATCTGGGGCGTCCTGATTGCCGGTACAGCTGTTCTCATCGTGACTCTCACCGGTATCGAATCCCTCCAGTTCTTTTTGAAAAAAGTCTGACAACGGCTATATCCTCAATTCCAGGTGCAACTTTCTTCTTTCGGTTTGTAAACAAACTTTATAAACTATAGAGATAAAAGACATATAGATAAGAGGAAGAGAATATGGAGCTCCTGAAGCAAATTGAAGAATTGGTTGTTCGTGGCCACATTGATGCGGAATCCCGTTATCCCAAAGATTTATCCGGTCAACCCGGTGTTCGTGAAAAAGTGGCAGATGCCCTGGAGAAAGGAATATCCCCACAGGAAATTCTATGGAACGGACTCATCAGCGGGATGAAAATTGTCGGTGAGAAATATGAAAAGAATGAAATATTTGTCCCCGAGATGCTTTTTTCAGCCAAAGCAATGAAAAGTGGCCTGAATCAGATTCGCCCCATGTTGGTAGGTGATGTGAGTGTCCGTGTAGGGACTGTCATCCTGGGAACCGTCCAGGGGGATATGCATGATATCGGGAAAAACCTTGTAGGAATGATGCTTGAAGGCGCCGGTTTTGAGGTAATTGATCTGGGAATTAATACACCGGTTTCAAAATTTGTGGAATCAGCACGGAAGCACCCGGAAGCGGTGATCGGTATGTCCGCCCTGCTTACCGTCACGATGAAAAATATGAAAACGGTCATCGAATCCCTCCGTTCCAACGGCCTGGAGAATAAAGTCATGATCGGCGGAGCACCTGTTACCCAGTCTTTTGCCGATGAAATCGGAGCTGAAGGATACTCCCTGAATGCCAACCAGGCTGTCTCCCTGGCCAAAAACCTGATATCAGCCTAATAGAGGATATTATGTTTGAACATCTTCGAAAAATTGATTTTGAACGCCTGGATAAGACCTTGCGGAATCAAAAAGCCGATGCCATCCCCCTGATTGAATTGGGAATTCATCCGGATATTAAAAGAGAAATCACCGGGAAACCGGTAGTGACGGTCCGGGAGGACATTCAGTTTATGCGTTCCCTGGGTTATGACTTCCTGAAGGTTCAGCCCCGAATTGACCTCGAATTAAACCGGAAGAAGGCGGAGGATGAGTCCAAAGCGACAGACCGGTCCTGGTCCTCGGAACATGACAGCCTTGTGAAGGATTGGGAGAGTTTTGAAGCATATCCATTCCCCAAACGGGAAGATATCAATTACAGCCGCCTGGAAGAAGCCGGAAAACTTATCCCTGATGATATGGGAATCATTGGCCAATATGGAGATATTTACACAACCGTCTGGGAAACCATGGGGTTTGAAACCTTTTCCATGCTCATGTATGAAGAGCCGGAACTGGTGGCTGAAATGTTTCGCCGGATCGGAGATGTGATTTACAGCATGTTTGAAGTGATGGCCCAGATGGATTTTGTAAAGGTTCTGTGGTACAGTGACGATATTGCCTATTCTTCCGGACTCATGGTGGATCCTGATTTTCTCCGGGAGCATTTTTTCCCCTGGTTGAAGAAAATCGGGAAACTGGCCACAGCACGGAATATTCCCTTTATCTATCATTCCGATGGTGTGTTGTATGATGTGATGGAGGATATTCTGGATTGTGGTGTGACTGCGCTTCATCCGCTGGAACCCATCTCCATGGATATTGATGAATTAAAAACCCGCTACGGCGATAAAATTGCACTCTGCGGGGGTATTGATGTGGATCAATTGGCCCGGGCATCCACTGATACCATCCGCAACCTGACCCGGAAATATATGCGTATCGCCGGCAATAACGGAGGATGGGCTGCAGGTTCTTCAAATTCAATTACTGAATATATGAAAACCGAAAACGTTCTGGCCATGATCGAAACCGTCCTGAAAGAAGGGACCTATTAGGATGGAAGGGGAGAAAGTTCTTACTTCGGATTTCAGTTTGGGGCGATAAAAATAGAGGGTGAAAACTTCAAAAGAGGAAGTATCAAATGAACATGCTCAATTCAGTCCATGCGAATTATAAAGAAGGCCGGCGTATTTTAGCTCCTTTACTGGGTTTCCCTGCAGTAAAACCGGCAGGAACCTCGATCAAACTGGCCCAACAGAATGCAGGTGAACACATGAAGGTGATGCAGCGGATTGTGGAGAAATGGCATCCTGATGTGGTTTTTACCCTTATGGATCTCTCCGTGGAAGCCAGTGCCCTGGGCCGTGAGACCATTTTCCCACCAGATGAAGCAGCAACGATAGTAAAATTTGATTATGACAAAGAACGGGATTTATCCCTTTTGAAAGCTATAAATATTCTGGAGGACGGGCGGCTCCAGTCCTATGTGGAAACACACAAACGTATGAAACGTGATTTTCCCGGAGATATTCTCAGGGGTGCTTATGTAACAGGGCCTTATACTTTGGCCGGACTCATTATGGGTGCTGAGAATGCGGCCATGGAAACAATGATGGATCCGGAAGGATTTCATGTCTTGTGCACCGTGTGCACAGAAAAAATTTTAGACTATACACAGGCCATGATAGAAGCCGGTGCTCACATAATTGCGGTTCTCGAACCCAGTGCCATGATGCTTGGTCCGGAACAATTCCGGGAATTCTCGATGGATTATACCCGGAAAATTGTGGATATGTGTCATCAACATGATGTGGGAATGGTTTATCACATTTGCGGCAATACTGACCATTTGCTGGAATCCCTGAATGATTCGGGGGCGGATGCCCTGAGCCTGGATTCGGATGTCAATTTCCCTCAGGCTGCAAAAATGATCCGTGAGGATATGATACTCATCGGTAATATATGTCCAACCGGTACAATCATGACCGGTCATCCTGAAAGTGTCCAAAAAGAAGTTCAAAAGCTTCTGGAGGATATGAAAGACATCCCCAATTATATTCTTAGTACAGGTTGCGATCTTCCATCGGAAGTGCCTGAAGAAAATGTGACAGCTTTTATGGAAACGGGAAGAAAATAAATCCCTCTTCATTTATGTCCAAATAATCCAGTTCTCTTTAGTCTTTGAGATTGATGGATATCCAGAAGTCGGGATCCTTTATGGGAGTGCCTTTCTGTCTGTATGCTCCATATATCATGCCTGCAAGCGTTCCGATTGCCAGTATAAGCGGTATGATGATGGGTGATGCTTCACTGTTGTAGATGACACCTTTCGATGCCAATAACAAGGCATTGGACATAAGATGAACCAACATGACAAGAATCAGCGATTCACTCCAGATATAGAGAAGCATATAGGCAATGAAGGTGATAAAGAGGTATCCTGCGGCATAGCTGTGGACAATTTCAGGGAAGAGGGCAGGAAAAAGGGTGTGGTATACTGTGAATAATACTCCGTTGATGAACAATGACCACCACAGGCCGTATCTTTTGCGAAATGCCGGGAATAGCAACATGGCAAAGAGGGGATAATAAACCACCTGAATCATCAGTGTTTGGGATACATGTTCAAAAAATGCATTCCAGCTTAATCCGTTCATTCTGATGATCGTCAGATTGTCATAGTTCATGAGTACAAACCACAGGGCCAGAAAAAAGATAACATGAAGGGGATTTTTGTTTTTCGGCCAGAAAGCATGAGGAAGTCCCCACTTTGATACCATGCGAAAAGGTACGTAAATCCCGAAAAGAGCAAGTCCAAAACCGGCCAGGAGTATATATGCTCCCGCTTCATACCAGGAATTTCCCAGAGAGAAGGCCTTTTCAAGTCCCAGATTACCCAGGTATACCGATAGCCCTGATAAGATGAAAATAAACAGGGCATAACGGATTTTCTTTTTTTCATCCATAATAGCACCTCACTATTTTAACAAGACAAGACGGATTGTTTTATAACCCTGTGTGGATGCCAGCCGGGCAATGTATACGCCGCTTGTGGCGGCATGTCCCTGCATATCTGTTCCATCCCAATGAATTTGATAAGTTCCGGCTGTGTGAAATCCATTCTCCAGGGTTTTTACATGCCGTCCCCGGATATCGAAAAGATCCAGGCGGATATGGCCTGATTCAGGCAGACTTACATGGATTATTCCGCGGGGATTGAAAGGATTCGGATAGGCACGGAGGGCGAATACCCCGGGGCGCGATTCTTCCGGCTCCAGGGTCGTGGATGTAAGTGTGAATGTCCAGGTATATACACTTTCAAATCCTGCCAGATTCCGTACCCGTACCTCGGCAGTGTACTCTCCAGGTTCCAGGGGACTTTCGGATATCCGACGGATTTCACGGGTATTCCAGCTGCAATCGGCATTGATATTGACTCCATTCAGACTTAAAAAAACCGAATCTGTATCCACCTTGTCAATGGTTTCCCTGAATTTTGCAAAAAGAACCGGTGTTGTACTGTTCACTGTAGCCCCTTTTTCGGGAGCTGTGGCATATACATGGGGATATCCTACGAGTTTTACTTCTTTTTCATAACGGTTATTGGAAAACCGGATTTCACTGAATTGGGTGTCAAGGGGAACACTGATACTAATGATATAAGTATCGCTTACCAGAGAGTCCGGAAGATGCATATTCTGTTCAAAGGTCTGATATGAGCCGGGAACGAGTGGATCAACATTCATACGTAACAATACAGTATCTATATCCAGATTGTTGACTCCGTTACTGGTCAATCGCCATTCAATGGATCCAGGAGATGTGGTAGTATCTCCCAAATTGTGAAGTGTATAATTCAGTGGTATTATTGAACCACTCTGTAAGGTGTCGGCGACTGGTTGTTGCATTTCCAGTGCCCAGTCCGGCCGGGTGGGGATATCTGCCTGAAAATAGATAAAACACCATACGGTATTCAGATTCTGATACCCGTTATTGTAACCCGGCCAGTCGTATCGGGACAGTGCCCCGTCGTAACTGGGATAGCCCGGTGTGTTTTTATTTCCATAAGGGTCGTTAAAAATAAGGGTCGTGGCAGAACTGTTTTCATAACCGATGGTGCTGATATAATGGCCTGAACTGGTGAGGGAGTTCAGGAGCACGAAGGGCATGCGCTCATCTACCTGTTGAATAACCTCTGCACGGGTCGGGGTCCAGTCTACAGGCTTGTTGGCCATCCCGTTTTTCCAGGCATATTCAGCCATATACCCTTTGGTATCGGACCAGTTATTTTGGGTGATGTAACCAAAAGCTCCCCAGCCGTAATTTCCCCGGCTGTATCCAATCCGGTTCATGTGATATCCAAGAATGGTATAATATTTATCGCAAATGTAGCGGCCATAAGGACTTTCATGGGGGTAGGGATTGGAGGCGGTTGTCGGCCAGGGGGTGATCGTGCCGTAATAGGCCAGGCACATCACCGCCGCTGTTCCTCCACAGGCTGCCGAGCCGGCACCAAACCAGTCCGGTGGATCATACACCTGATTGACATAGGGGATTTCATAATAAGCCGCTCCCTTGGACGAGCGGTGTGGGGGATAGTAGGTGACCGATAACGGGGCATCCAGTGTGTGTAGGATGGATTCTCCCTTGGTGTTTGACAGGGTGACGATGGAAGCATCCTTCCGGGTGTGAAAAAGGATTCGCTGCTTCGATTTATCCCAGAAAGGATCCATTTCAAAACGGTCGGGTGTATCTGTAAGGTTTTCTATCGTGCCTTTGTGAATGTCACAGGCGTAAAGGTCTGCATTTACTGCTTTGCCTTCCTGTACTTCAATCCGGTGAAAAAGGATAGTGGAGGAATCTTTCCATACGGCTGATTGTCCCTCGGTTAGTGGATGGGAAGATCCGGTTTCCAAAAAATAAACCCAGAGAGTACCTCCCACGGAGGAAAAAAGTATGGACTTTCCATCAGGACTCCATTGGGGATTGTAAAAGGCTTCTTCCAGAGCTGGGGATACCCGGATGTGTTTTCCGCTCCCGATATCCGTCAGCCACAGTTGATCCGAGTCATCATTGGAAACCACCCATTTCCCATTGGGAGAGACCGGGGCCAGATTTGCATAGGCCGGGAGATCACAGGAACGTCCATCAGAGAGATGAAAACGGCGCCCGGAGGTCCAGGCAGCTACCCCGTCCCGGGTAAAAGAGACCTGGCCGGCCTCGTGAACCGGAGCCTGTAAATAAATGATCTCATCATTTTTCAGGTCATACAGGACCGGAACCTGCAGTCCGTTATCCAAAATGATTTTAGTTCCGACGGCATCCCGGACCGGTGATCGGCTTATGTGATATCCAATTCCCCGTCCTTCGGCCATTTTCCGGATATTACCATCCTCCAGAGTATACAATGCGGATGTCCGGTTGTCTGTAAAAATTATGTGTTCCCTGAAAGCACAGGGCCGGAGTATCAGTCCGTCAACTTCAGTACTCTGGAGGTAAACACTGCATACGATGAGTAATAAAATACTGTGAATGAATCTTTTCATGCTCGTCCTATTTGATTTCCATTCCGGGAATGCGTTTAAATTTTGTTTCCAGCGTTGATACATTTTCCAGGTATTGATTTTGGAGGATTTTCTGGATTTCGCGGGCTTTGGCTTTAAAGGTTTCTGCTTTTTCTTTCTGATCCAGCTGGGTGTAATAATGGGAAAGGTTCAAAAGAAGGGCAGGGTAAAGGGGTGTCGTTTCCGGGATATCCTCCATGAGTTTTAAAAGAATCTTATACTCTTTTTCCGCTTTATCCATGTCCTGCACGGCCCGGTAAATTTCTGCCAGATTGCTGTGAATTTCAGCCTGCTTTATGTGGGAATCCTTTTCCTCTTTCCAGATTTTCAGGGATTTTTCCAGATGGGTTATGGCCTCTTCAGGGCGGTTGGTCATAAAGCAGACAGATGCGAGATTATTATGGAGGGAAGCGGATTGCAGGCTGTTTGTCCCTCTGAGCTTATCCACTGTCGCCAATGCTTTGCGATAAAATTTTTCGGCGGTCTCATATTTTTCCTGAGATTCTTTCAGCATGCCCAGCCGGGCTTCGATATCGGCAATCATCACATGATTGGAATCGGCCTTTTCCACAAGTCCAATGGCTTTAAAATACAATGCTTCGGCGTCATCCATACGTTGAAAAGCCTGGTTGACTTCGGCGTATCGTGAGTAAATGTCCGCCAATAACAGATAATTTCCATGGTGAGCCATGGCAGCTGCCGTCATGCCTTTATCCAGATAATTTTTTGCCAGACGGGGTTCTCCCAGGGTCATGGCAAAATCAGCAAGTTGTATGTATACACGGATGGTTTTTTCATCTTTGGGGCCGTAGAGGACTTCCGCCATGGATTGTGCCCGAAGTCCCGCTTCAAACGCACGGTGAGCATCTCCCATTTCTGTGCCCAAACGGCTTAAATCCATGAGATTTTTCAATGCTTCGGGACTCGCTTCGCCCTGCTGTTGGATCTCAAGGGTGAGATCATCTATCCGCCGGAGCAGTTTCTCCTCCTTTGACGTATGAATCCAACCGGCATACCGGTCGTATAGTGAAGTGGAACGCTTTTCACATCCTGTAAACTGAATGGATAGAAGAATGACAGTTGTAACGATAAAAAATGACAGATGACGCATAATCACTCCCTTTTGGTACGGGTCAATGATAATTAATTTTGAGGTATTAAAAAAGCCCCATTCGGGGCTTATTGAGCGAGAGACGAGACTCGAACTCGCGACAGCCACGTTGGCAACGTGGGGCTCTACCACTGAGCTACTCTCGCGTTTCTCAAAAAGCGTGTAATTTTACTTTGAATGGATATAAGAAGCAAGAAAAAATGGTGACCTATACAACGGTCTGAAGAATCTGTTTTTTAATGTCCCTCGAAAGTGTAATAATTTGCTATAATTCTTTTTTTAATTTATTTTGCTTCCCGTTACTTATGAGCTCAATGATGATTAAAATACTTTTCATTATGGCGGGGGGTGCACTTGGTACCCTGGCCCGGTATGGGGTTTCTGGTTTTTCTTACCGTTTTTTAAATACAACATTTCCCTATGGGACACTGGTCGTAAACTTAATCGGGTCTCTCATCATTGGTTTTTTATGGGGATTCTGGGAATTGGAACATATTCCGGGTAACATAAAAGTCTTTATTTTTATTGGTGTCCTGGGCGGGTTTACAACCTTTTCATCCTTATATGCTGGAAACCATGAATCTTTTAAGAGAAGGTGAAGTAAGATTTGTTCTGGTAAATATTTTATTATACAATATTTTGGGCTTGTTGTGTGTGTTGGGAGGATACTTCTTCGCTAAATTTCTTGTACAGGGGGGCAGACCATGAAACTACCGGACGAAGGAATTTTATTACGGATATTTATTGGAGAAGGGGATATGTATCATGGGAAACCGCTTTATGAAACTATTGTCATGAAAGCCCGGGAATTAAATATCGCCGGAGCAACTGTGACCCGTGGAATCCTTGGGTATGGGGCGGACAGTCGCATTCATTCCTCAAAATTTCTCAGAATATCTGAAGATTTACCTGTCATCATTGAAATTGTGGATCATGAAGAACGGATTCACAAACTTATCCCTTTTCTGAATGAAACCGTTAAAGATGGATTGATTACACAGGAAAAAGTTTCTGTATTATTTTACAATCATAACTCGGGTTGACACATAAACCTGCCAGGAGAGTAATAGCCGTTTAGACCAATTAATTGTTTATTCTAAGAAATATTTATGTTAAATTTATAAGCTTTACATAATAATTTTCTAAGACTTTGATGAGGTCTGGACGATTCGCATGTTCTGAACTTCTGAAACAGGTCGTGATGTGGAAACAAAAAAAATAAAACGCTTACAGGCCAGTGAAGCCAAATTCCGGCAGATCTGGGAGTCCGCCCGGGATGGGATGCGGCTCACAGATGCTGATGGGATTGTCCGTGATGTCAATCCGGCATTTTCGGGGCTGGTACATTTATCCAGGGAATCTCTTGTCGGAAAACCTCTGTCGGTTATATATCAAAAAGATGCATCACGAATTATCCGGAAGCATTGTGAACGCTTTAAAACAAGGACCATTCCACCCCATGTGCTAAATCAATATGTTTTACATGACGGGACTGTCCGATGGTTTGAGGTTTATAATACGTTTGTGGATATTCCAGGTGAACCGGAGCAGGTGTTAGCCGTTTTCCGGGATAAAACGGAACTGGTTGAGGCGACAGACAAGCTGAAAGAGAGCGAAAGCCGCCTGAATATTGCCGTGCAGAGTGCCCGTATAGGGCTCTGGGATCAGGATTTCCGAACCGGAACCATAGTCCGGAATAACACCTGGTCGGAAATGCTGGGATATGCTCCCGAAGAGATTCATAAAGATAAAAATGCCTTTGTCAATCTGATCCATCCTATGGACAAAGAACGAACCAACTGCATCATCCAGAAACACGAAGCAGGTCAAACGGAGTATTTCCGGATCGAGCACAGGCTTCGTTGTGCCGATGGATCCTGGAAATGGATCCTGAATGTGGGACAGATCGTGGAAAGGGATGAATCCGGAAAACCCTTGCGAGCTGCTGGTGTACATATAGACATCGACGAACAGAAAAAGACGGAAGAATACCTGAAACAGTCGGAAAAACTCCTCCATTCCGTGTGGGACCAGTCCAAAGACGGTATGCGGCTGACCGATGCCAAGGGACGCATTGTGATGGTCAACGACGCCTTTAGTGACATGATGGACATGCCAAAAGAGGAATTGGAAGGGCAATCTCTCGGTATTATTTATTTCCCTGAAGAACAGCACAGAATCGTTAAGCGGTATAAAGAAAACTTTTCAAATAAAACGGTTCAACCCTATATCGAACGTCCATTCACCCTGTGGAACGGGGAGCAAAAATGGTTTGGTGTTTCAATCGCCTTTATCAGTGATACCCTGTTGTTAAGTGTATTCAGAGATATTACCCAGAGGGTTCGAAACCAGGAATCCCTCAGGGAGCTTGTCCATCAGAAGGAAATGCTAATGCGCGAACTCCAGCACCGGGTGAAAAACAATATGAACATTATCGCGAGTCTGATCAGCCTGGAAATGCGGCAGATCCAGAATCCGGACATCAGGGATATCTTCCTGAATATCCGTAACCGTATCCATTCCATGGCCGCCATTTACGAGCGCTTCAGCCTGACCGGTGATCTGGAATCTGTTGAATTGAACCAATACATCAAAACCCTGGCAGAAAGTATTCTTGAGACTTTCACTGCCGGTTCCAACCGTCTCCATCTGGAGACCTTTCTGGATCCTGTCAGACTCGATACAAAACGGGCGGCCAGCCTGGGACTCATTTTAAATGAGTTGCTGACAAATTCCCTGAAATATGCATATCCAAATCATGAAAAGGGGACGATTACCATCGAAATCCGGCAAAAAGACAATCAGCTACGTTTTGTTGTTAAAGATGACGGAATCGGACTGCCGGAAGATTTTTCTCCCGGGAAACAGAAGAGTATGGGATTTATGCTGATTGAGACTCTGGTCAGTCAGCTCAAGGGGAAAATGAGTATTGACGGGGTGCGGGGAACCCAAACAACGATTGAATTTCCAGTTTAATCCATACTGCTCAGATTACGAAACCTATGGCCGGCTTGTGTCGTATCAGGGGAAACTGTATATTTACATGAAATTGAAGGATGAAAGTGAATTATGGAAGATCATGAAATTACAATCGCCCTGGATGCCATGGGCGGTGATGATGCCCCGGCGGTGACAGTCCAGGGGGCTGCAGAAGCAACTCTCGAATCTCCCCTAAAGGTCCTGCTGATAGGCGATGAAAAGGCTATTCAGAAAGAACTGAAAAAACATAAATATCATGCAGATCAGATAGAAATTATTCATACAAGCCACCAGATTTCCATGGGTGAAAACCCAAAAATTGCCATGAACCAAAAACCCGATGCGTCCATTGTTCTGGCAACCCGAAAAGTATCCGAGGGGCATGCACATGCTTTGGTGTCTGCCGGGAGTACCGGGGCTGTCATTTTATCCGCGGCAAAAAATATTCCCAGAATCCTGGGTGTCCACAAAGCAGCCCTGGCCGCCAGCTATCCCACCCATAATATCCAAAAAAGACAGGATATATTTTCTCTGCTTCTTGATGTAGGGGCCAATATTCACAATTCCCACCACGATTTGGTCCATTTTGCCTTTATGGGGGCTACGTACGCCCGGGAAATCAAGAAAATTGAAAACCCTTCGGTGGGACTTCTGAACATCGGGGCTGAAGAGTACAAGGGGGGTGAAAAACTGGCCAGAACCCATGGAATTTTAAAAACCCTTCCGGATATTAATTTTATCGGCAATATCGAGGGGAATCAGATTATGCAGGGACTGGCAGATGTGGTTGTTACCGAGGGGCTTACGGGAAATATTGCCCTGAAGGTGATGGAGGGAATGGCCAGTTCAGTCAAACACCTTGGAAAACAGGCATTCCGTCAGAATGTCTTGTGGAAAATGGGACTCATTATGCTTTCCGGAGGGATTCGCAAGTTAAAAGATGTGACCGATTATCAGGAATATGGCGGAGCACCCATTTTCGGGTTCGATAAGATGATTATTAAATGTCATGGACGGTCTACAGCTAAGGCGATAAAAAACGCCCTGAAGCTGGCGGCTAAATCTGTCCGGGATGATATTACCGGGCAAATCAGCCGCTATATCACCAATTATGAGTATCACCATGCAGACTATGATGTGGAAGTCTGAGTCTGCCGGAAAATAAGTCAGGATTTGTAAAATCAATAATATCATAAACTTACACTCCTTTTACTTCGGGAAGGGATATGCTTTTACAACTTGAAAAAAAACAATGATTTTGTTAATATCTACGATGATTGTGAGATAAAAGATGGTACGGACAAAGGAATTGGAAAATAAAGTTTTGGCCGGCGTGATCCGGGAGTATATTGCCACCGCACAACCTGTATCTTCCAGGGTGGTTGTAGAAAAGTATATCCCGAATATTTCGGCTGCCACGGTCCGGAATATCATGGTCGGACTCGAAAAGCGGGGGGTGTTGACCCATCCTTTCACATCATCGGGCCGAATTCCTACGAACAGCGGGTACAAGTATTATGTAGATACCCTGATGACTTCTCCGGAGCCGGGTGATTCTATAAAGCATGCCATTCATGAAGCCCTGAATCGTACGCCTTCCGACATTGAAATGTTGTTGAATCTTACCTCGCGACTCTTGGGGACCATGACGGATGAAATCGGTGTGGCGATGGCTCCGGTGTTTATGAAAGGTATCGTGGATGATATTCAGCTCCTTGAGTTGTCGGGGGACAGGCTTTTGCTGGTGTTTCAGATTGAAAACGGTCTGGTGAAAACTGTGATGGTGGAAACACGCCAGGTGTTGAATAAGTCCCGGCTTCAGTTTATCCAATCCCTTTTTAAGGAACTTTTCGTAGGTGTTAATCTCTACACGATGAAACAGAAACTGGAACGGATACTGAATGACATTCCCAGCGGTGAACGGGGACTGGTGGAATTGATTTGCGGCCAGATTGAGCAACAGATGATGCCCCGGATCCACACCAGTGAAAATTATTCCTTCCTTGCAAAACCGGAATTCCGTGAACCGGCCGACTCTGCAGTTGTACACCTTTTAATGACGGATGGATGGATGTTCAGACTCCGGGAAAAAATTTCCGGTACTCATCTTCCGGATGCATTGACACTTCTGACCGGGGACGACATCGATTTTGTATCCGGGACAAACTGCAGCGTGCTCATGTCTGGTTTTACCCTGGGGAATCTGGAAGGTGCTCTGGCCGTTGTCGGTCCTTCCCGAATGGATTACGATTTTATCGTACCCCTGCTGGGATTTGTCCGCCGCAAGATTCACGAGAAAATCAATAACATCAAGGAAAATATATAGGAC
This window of the Candidatus Neomarinimicrobiota bacterium genome carries:
- the plsX gene encoding phosphate acyltransferase PlsX, giving the protein MEDHEITIALDAMGGDDAPAVTVQGAAEATLESPLKVLLIGDEKAIQKELKKHKYHADQIEIIHTSHQISMGENPKIAMNQKPDASIVLATRKVSEGHAHALVSAGSTGAVILSAAKNIPRILGVHKAALAASYPTHNIQKRQDIFSLLLDVGANIHNSHHDLVHFAFMGATYAREIKKIENPSVGLLNIGAEEYKGGEKLARTHGILKTLPDINFIGNIEGNQIMQGLADVVVTEGLTGNIALKVMEGMASSVKHLGKQAFRQNVLWKMGLIMLSGGIRKLKDVTDYQEYGGAPIFGFDKMIIKCHGRSTAKAIKNALKLAAKSVRDDITGQISRYITNYEYHHADYDVEV
- the hrcA gene encoding heat-inducible transcriptional repressor HrcA; translated protein: MVRTKELENKVLAGVIREYIATAQPVSSRVVVEKYIPNISAATVRNIMVGLEKRGVLTHPFTSSGRIPTNSGYKYYVDTLMTSPEPGDSIKHAIHEALNRTPSDIEMLLNLTSRLLGTMTDEIGVAMAPVFMKGIVDDIQLLELSGDRLLLVFQIENGLVKTVMVETRQVLNKSRLQFIQSLFKELFVGVNLYTMKQKLERILNDIPSGERGLVELICGQIEQQMMPRIHTSENYSFLAKPEFREPADSAVVHLLMTDGWMFRLREKISGTHLPDALTLLTGDDIDFVSGTNCSVLMSGFTLGNLEGALAVVGPSRMDYDFIVPLLGFVRRKIHEKINNIKENI